In Desulfomicrobium apsheronum, a single window of DNA contains:
- a CDS encoding glutamine synthetase family protein — protein MPEFPIFNCKNSDDVVKAVREHRIELVQFWFVDVLGTLKSFQVLPGELEAAFEEGMGFDGSSLEGFCRIEESDMIAIPDPATFQLVTWRQTAAPIARMFCDILEPNGTPFAGDSRHCLKRNLQAAASKGYSFYVGPELEFFLFESSASPKPLDAGGYFDAPPLDLAGDIRREIISCLRSMGIPVEYGHHEVAPSQHELALRYTDALKMADTAITYRVVVKEIARQNGCYASFMPKPLYGENGSGMHVHQSLFKNGRNLFYDTDGDHHLSREAKAYIAGLLTHCREFTAITNQWVNSYKRLVPGFEAPTNIAWARRNRSTLVRVPMYKPGKEAATRVELRSPDPACNPYLTFACMLAAGLKGIEENYELPAPVEEDIYVMTAGQRRDRGIGSLPGSLETALEALEGSTLIREALGEHIFTKFVENKHIEWDQYRSQVTNYELERYLPRL, from the coding sequence ATGCCTGAATTTCCCATCTTCAACTGCAAGAATTCCGACGATGTCGTCAAAGCCGTGCGCGAACACAGGATCGAGTTGGTTCAGTTCTGGTTCGTCGATGTGCTTGGAACCTTGAAAAGTTTTCAGGTTCTGCCCGGCGAACTTGAGGCGGCCTTCGAAGAGGGCATGGGCTTTGACGGTTCCTCTCTGGAGGGGTTTTGCAGAATTGAAGAAAGCGACATGATCGCCATCCCGGACCCGGCCACCTTTCAGCTGGTTACCTGGCGACAGACCGCAGCGCCCATCGCGCGCATGTTCTGCGACATCCTGGAGCCAAACGGCACCCCCTTTGCCGGGGACAGCCGCCATTGCCTGAAACGGAACCTGCAGGCTGCGGCGAGCAAGGGCTATTCCTTTTATGTCGGTCCGGAACTGGAATTCTTTCTGTTCGAAAGCTCGGCGTCTCCCAAACCCCTCGACGCGGGTGGCTATTTCGACGCTCCACCCCTGGACCTGGCTGGAGACATCCGCCGCGAGATCATCTCCTGTCTGCGTTCCATGGGCATTCCGGTGGAATACGGACATCACGAGGTCGCGCCCAGCCAGCACGAACTGGCCCTGCGCTACACCGACGCACTCAAGATGGCGGACACGGCCATCACCTACCGCGTGGTGGTCAAGGAGATCGCACGCCAGAACGGTTGCTACGCCTCCTTCATGCCCAAGCCTCTGTACGGTGAAAACGGCAGCGGCATGCACGTGCATCAGTCCCTGTTCAAGAACGGACGCAATCTTTTCTACGATACCGACGGAGATCATCACCTGAGCCGTGAGGCCAAGGCCTATATCGCGGGACTGCTCACGCACTGCAGGGAATTCACGGCCATCACCAACCAGTGGGTCAATTCCTACAAACGCCTCGTGCCCGGCTTCGAGGCCCCGACCAACATCGCTTGGGCGCGGCGCAACCGCTCCACCCTGGTCCGCGTGCCCATGTACAAGCCAGGCAAGGAGGCCGCCACCCGCGTGGAACTGCGCTCTCCAGACCCGGCCTGCAACCCGTACCTGACCTTTGCCTGCATGCTCGCAGCGGGCCTCAAGGGCATCGAGGAAAACTACGAGCTGCCAGCACCCGTGGAAGAAGACATCTACGTCATGACGGCGGGCCAGCGCAGGGACCGCGGCATCGGCAGCCTCCCCGGCAGCCTGGAAACGGCCCTGGAGGCCCTGGAAGGCAGCACCCTGATCCGCGAAGCCCTAGGCGAGCACATCTTCACCAAATTCGTGGAAAACAAACACATCGAATGGGACCAGTACCGCTCGCAAGTGACGAATTACGAGTTGGAAAGATACTTACCTCGGTTGTAA
- the trpA gene encoding tryptophan synthase subunit alpha — translation MENRIDLALKEAKRIQLMTHVVAGYPSLDVNADLIRLMARRGVRLVEIQIPFTDPLADGPTIMRANQAALDAGITPAHCFELCAALSRELDVAFMLMTYANIPYALGMEAFLDKAAASGASGTILPDLPWDEADGDYAQAARQRGLHPIMVISPDTPAPRLTGILERASGLLYTTLKVGITGAGTSMDQAGVDYVKALKAKAGLPIAAGFGISRPEHVRMLDGLADVAVIGSHIINLMDADGLGAVDDFLAACQE, via the coding sequence ATGGAAAATAGAATCGACCTGGCCCTGAAAGAGGCGAAGCGCATCCAGCTCATGACCCACGTGGTGGCCGGATACCCGAGTCTCGATGTCAACGCCGACCTGATCCGCCTCATGGCCCGCAGAGGGGTGCGGCTGGTCGAAATCCAGATCCCCTTCACCGACCCCCTGGCCGATGGGCCCACCATCATGCGCGCCAACCAGGCCGCCCTTGACGCCGGGATCACCCCCGCGCACTGCTTCGAACTGTGCGCGGCCCTGTCCAGGGAACTCGACGTGGCCTTCATGCTCATGACCTATGCCAACATCCCCTACGCGCTGGGCATGGAAGCCTTTCTCGACAAGGCTGCGGCCAGCGGCGCCAGCGGGACCATCCTGCCCGACCTGCCCTGGGATGAAGCGGACGGGGATTATGCGCAAGCCGCGCGACAAAGAGGCCTGCATCCAATCATGGTCATCTCCCCCGACACCCCGGCCCCGCGCCTGACGGGCATTCTCGAACGCGCCTCAGGTCTTCTCTACACGACGCTCAAGGTCGGCATCACAGGCGCGGGGACAAGCATGGACCAGGCCGGAGTCGACTACGTCAAGGCCCTGAAAGCCAAGGCCGGTCTGCCCATCGCCGCCGGATTCGGCATCTCGCGGCCCGAGCACGTACGCATGCTGGACGGCCTGGCCGACGTGGCCGTGATCGGCAGCCACATCATCAATCTGATGGACGCCGACGGTCTTGGTGCCGTGGATGATTTTTTGGCGGCGTGCCAGGAATAA
- the trpB gene encoding tryptophan synthase subunit beta — protein sequence MSRISDMLPRHFGPYGGRYVPEMLVPALEELEQGYLKYKDDPEFTAELTDLYQNYCGRPTPLYFAKNLTRELGGCKIYLKLEGLAHTGAHKINNALGQALLAKRLGKTKVIAETGAGQHGLASATVAARFGLECKVFMGEVDVRRQYPNVYAMKLLGSEVIPVTDGTRTLKDAVNATLKYWIQNLKDTHYILGSALGPFPYPVMVRDFQSVIGREVRAQIMEREARLPDHLVACVGGGSNSIGLFHPFLGDEGIRFHGAEAGGRGPEIGDNAARFGGSPKVGIVQGYKSYFLQDESGQLQDTHSVSAGLDYAGVGPELAWLYDQNIVEFSPITDVKALDAFKRLTRLEGIIPALESSHAVARAIELAPTLPADEIMVVNISGRGDKDIFITAMELDRENWIAFLENEVRHGK from the coding sequence TGCCGGAAATGCTTGTTCCGGCCCTTGAAGAACTGGAGCAGGGCTACCTGAAATACAAGGACGACCCCGAATTCACGGCTGAACTGACCGATCTGTATCAAAACTACTGCGGCCGTCCCACGCCTCTCTACTTTGCGAAAAATCTGACCCGCGAGCTCGGCGGCTGCAAAATCTACCTGAAGCTTGAAGGCCTGGCGCACACTGGCGCGCACAAGATCAACAACGCCCTGGGCCAGGCCCTTCTGGCCAAGCGCCTGGGCAAGACCAAGGTCATCGCCGAGACGGGCGCGGGCCAGCATGGTCTGGCGTCGGCCACGGTTGCCGCGCGTTTCGGCCTTGAGTGCAAGGTCTTCATGGGCGAGGTGGACGTGCGCCGTCAGTACCCCAACGTCTACGCCATGAAACTTCTGGGGTCCGAGGTCATCCCGGTCACCGACGGCACGCGGACCCTGAAGGATGCCGTCAACGCTACTCTCAAATACTGGATTCAGAATTTAAAGGACACGCACTACATCCTGGGCTCGGCCCTGGGCCCTTTCCCCTACCCGGTCATGGTGCGCGACTTCCAGTCCGTCATCGGCCGCGAGGTGCGCGCCCAGATCATGGAACGTGAGGCCCGGCTGCCCGATCACCTCGTGGCCTGCGTGGGCGGCGGCTCCAATTCCATCGGTCTTTTTCACCCGTTCCTCGGGGATGAGGGCATCCGCTTTCACGGCGCCGAGGCCGGAGGGCGCGGACCCGAAATCGGCGATAACGCGGCCCGCTTCGGCGGCAGCCCAAAAGTCGGCATCGTGCAAGGCTACAAAAGCTATTTCCTGCAGGACGAGAGCGGACAGTTGCAGGACACCCATTCGGTCTCGGCGGGCCTCGATTATGCGGGAGTCGGACCGGAACTGGCCTGGCTGTATGACCAGAACATCGTGGAGTTCTCGCCCATCACCGACGTGAAAGCCCTGGACGCCTTCAAGCGCCTGACGCGCCTTGAAGGCATCATCCCGGCCCTTGAGTCCTCCCACGCCGTGGCCCGGGCCATCGAACTTGCGCCGACCCTGCCCGCAGACGAGATCATGGTCGTCAACATCTCCGGCCGGGGCGACAAGGATATCTTCATCACGGCCATGGAACTGGACCGCGAAAATTGGATTGCCTTTCTGGAAAACGAGGTACGTCATGGAAAATAG